The segment GGAGCTTCAAAAAGTCTCAGAAATCCACGTACTTCATATTATCCTTTCTAGCCATTGTTGATGCGCTGTGCCTGCTAATGTTCCAAATATACATAGTCTCCTTCTTCATGGTGATGTCGCCAAATAAGGAAGACACGTATACCGAAGCGGGAATGTATGTTGTGATGATAAGTTTCCACTTGTTCATTGCATTTCACATGCTTTCCACGTGGCTAACGATTAATATGATGATTTTCAGATTCCTAAAAATTGTGAAACCCGCGTTGGCGTCAAAAGTTTGTACACTGAGGCGCGCGAAGATATCGGTAACAGTTGTCACCGTCGTAGTGCTGGCGGCGTCATCAGCGAACTATCCTTTCTACAAAGTTGAGAAAATTAGAAGTAACTCAACAAATACGTCCAGTTATTTTCTTGAGCCTACATCATTTACGAAATCTAATCCTGGATATCCCACTTTGCTGCTGTGGATTTACGGCGTGGTCGTCAAAATAATTCCCATCGTGACAATTCTGATTTTATGCACTTTAATCATTTGTCACATTCAAAAGGCGAAAAGACGTATCCATGACATTACTCAAAATCACGCTTCAACTGAACAATACAATCAAACGACACTGATGCTCTCAGTAGTTGCTTTTATTTATGTTCTCACTGAATTGCCCATTGGTGTCATGACCTTCATTTCAGGTCTCCATGGAGATGACGGACAtcttttttactttctgttatTTTCAGGCGTTGGAGACTTGCTTGATCTGTGTACGTTGATCAACAGCACCGCTAATTTCTTTGTGTATATCTCCATGAGTCGTAATTTCAGAAGTATTCTTACTGATATGATAAAATGTAAAGTCAATGACTAACTGATATGCAggtaatctcagcgagattcgtcgagactggatatttggactgacgcctctttaAATAAAtgtccagcctcgacgaatctcgctgagattaatatgccggtgtagaggcaaattttgactcccataaATTTGCCTCTACACCGGCATTGCATTAAAAACGCTTACATTCTTTCTATGAAAATTTGTCTGCACATCGTTGAGAGTTATGAGCACAATATTGTGAAAAAAAGGAACATATGATGCTTATATCTAAATTTAGATGTGCTTTTGTGAAAATTCcattgtaatatttcatttcgtAGGACACTTGACGCTAGTCAGTCAACGAATGGCAACTAAGAAATGTTAGACTTGTTTTCATAGCAAAATCTTAATGTAATGTAGGTATTATGAAATACTGCATGTTTGATTGTGATTTTAGTATCCTGCTCTGACGAAAAAGAAACTGGAATATTAACAAACTATAAGTTCATGATACCAAAATATTGGCGATTCATTTATATGTAGATAATTTTAAAGTTAATCTGATTTTCTCTCtttataatcaaaatttcaaattcttttgttactttactattaaaagAGATCAATGTTATAAATTGCTGATACTAACGTGTAGGAATTTATTCAAATTTGGTAGTGCAGTTCAGTACTTAATGTTTCGTCAATCTGCAGAGTCCGCACAATAGCCACATGGCTCTAGAAAAAGAAActgtttcaatttctttatttccgtgagccaTATGGCTCATTAGAttcacatacacatatatatacacaggcagTACAGTCGATATAAAGATATAATACACACAGGAACAGTATATAGAGAGTGCATAAACTTACATAACATTATACACTTAATGTCATTGCATAaatttaagttatatataaacacagtatatatatatatatatatatatatatatatataatcttacaggtattcatttaagaaatgaacataacttttgagctgttcatggtcagtgtgaacggatttggatttggggcaaattctgtgaatcgcgctagcgattcacagagaatttgcctcaaatccaaatccgttcatattgaccatgaacagctgaAAAGTGATgtacatttcttatatttatattcattcacTATAAATTATCAccctttgtttacattgcttctattttgttgcatacctacgaactcctagcctctgtcacagttgTTATTGTAACGTATGTCAACACATAGAcctgacgtcacatttcgtctcaccttgcattttatcaatattgcaaggtgcactgtattttggggGTAGGAGACTGCAAGATTAGGATggtaatccacgtaagtttacaatcttaatccaaaggtgtgacttgcgagatttttgtaacagttgttctatttttttttttttcaattcattacgctctctcagtcgcgtgctttaaggaTATGCggcaatcggatcacgcgctcgtctttttccgtaaccggaaatagccgagtagttacgattggatatgcgggacgatgatcacgtgatgattgcgaatttattataaatttagaaccggacGCAGCGTAGTTAAAGCTTCtcgagaaaaatcacaatgcactacccaaactccccgtcgaggcctcatatCGTCACcaacgaatagacctctcctatgtgacgcagtacaatatacagatcacgcaggcaaataacactaatgaagtagttcgtagttaaaagtttgaagatattgacattaagagcattaatataaaagtatggattttattttaaacataaaatgatcaaaagatcattaaaaagtagggagactctgttcaaattattgtgtaaattaataaacttaatgtttacgttcttgttttgaatgttgtttacgtttgacgttatgtttttccgtctttctacagtgacgtcacacagtatacgcggcccaagaaatcgctatcccataatgcctaaatggaagagtttggtttgtaagcaaacgaactcAGTCGGAAGTTTGTGCACTACCGacacactatatgacgtcacaataaaaaagtacgtcacgacgttgtaccgcggggaaaatgtcatcatattttgtcgtaatacgcaagatcgcgactactttttccgtctcGGCAAACTTCAGCCAGagttcgtaggtgacgtaatgaggcctcgacggggagtttgccgtctcggttttaaattttactttcccctttcaaagtctcgcgagacccagagtatgcgagaatttgggcatgttggtaaataataccagttctgcaacttttgttgtgatcgattcacccgattttaacaatggtgtactatggaggttaaatcgtcttccgatgccatgttttgaataaacaaaaaatgcccaagatcgacccgcttttccggacttctttacaagagagtttcgcaaactcggtatttacgatcttgcgtatttgCTACCgtaaatctgttgattgaattcttgttaaatgataatttttatttctatttcatattgattacaagtctcatatatattgtgtatagtatatatatagtatgcgccacagtaattttgatagtatagcCTATAAGTAACCGAAATcgctcctacatgtacatgcaattcgAATCTAGACATTTACAAAAGGAAAGTCAATCGTACGTAAACAATGACTCGGTAcaagtgtaagatgatgatcatttgttgatatttactatagtagtgtgaaactagaactggacacacatttctccgaatcttgcttgggGAACGTACGAACTTTTCaggtgcttttataatcgatcattgtttgcgaaaaatacccCATCCCCACCCCATATGCCGAAGATCGATACTTTTGGTTAAATATTAACGTCCATGctaggaatgtttaattttcccaaagcatttcatgtaaatctaagtacgctttatctctcaaactattttatattacaaattatttttactaactttacaaAACACTGCTGCGAAAATGGTTACTAATGTAATAAATATGATACAGATCGAAAAGTATGCGAGAAGCAGacgtgtgaaaaagaaaaaaaagtgcaAAGTCACAACGTGTGCGACACATAAATTTCTTGAAAAATAGGATGGAGACGATCGAGTTATGCGACACTAGTTCTCCTGACTGCGGACGTAATGTTGATCTTGTAAACGAAGTAGTAGCTTatattgacgttaactagaTCTAACCCGTGGTTTGAAGGAAGACGACTTGTAGAGCTAGACGTGTTGTCCAAAgccatgtataatatatacaagtatatttaaaaagattgaaattttaatttgttttgattaacTCAATTTGTGTTCCATGatcatcaaaattataaatatttcaataggttcaaaacaaatatagtttcgAACAATGTATTNNNNNNNNNNNNNNNNNNNNNNNNNNNNNNNNNNNNNNNNNNNNNNNNNNNNNNNNNNNNNNNNNNNNNNNNNNNNNNNNNNNNNNNNNNNNNNNNNNNNNNNNNNNNNNNNNNNNNNNNNNNNNNNNNNNNNNNNNNNNNNNNNNNNNNNNNNNNNNNNNNNNNNNNNNNNNNNNNNNNNNNNNNNNNNNNNNNNNNNNatgtattccaaaacaggcACAAAAAAttaggctgccccccccccccccccccccccccccgtattTGACAGTGagcatttatttttaaattgttgtgcaaataaattgagactgtcccctccttcattatttttaacagtagttgtagatgaaaagaatataagcttgaaagttattatttaAATAATATTCCGTCAACCCTAACCCCAAGTGaacatatcaataaataacttcaaggacgcctacctcaaaatcaagattagcttcatcccatcatatttctacaggaagttaggtatatgaatagcttttaattgcagtgtttgcaaaaaatattaattgacaggtttttgagcagtgcttcatttagtatctggactatcctgtttttgagtactaatttccaccccaaatccttaaattttcccaatttcttattatacGGTTATATTTAAGCATgctattattatttattttatattttacatatattttaaagattattgtaaaagatatatataaaaattccatcaaattatttttttgaaatgaaaatcggaataatcttgtaaaattcacaattttcgaaaagggggGTAATTCAAAGCTAATTTCTCTcttgtatacctagaaagtggccatgaaatttatacacattgtaaagaacatcctgatggtgcttcatgaaaaaaaaaaagaaacaatattcattgacgagttatttttggccacatcgCCCCGCATGTccttaagctagttcataatccgttcatagtcaatgtgaacggattgtgtcgcgcgctgaaattggttggttcatagagtaaaatgcgatttgtaatataaatataaccaattacactgattcataatatgtACTGTATCAGGTAtatacggggggggggggggggggatatgctCTATGTACTAATTGATAACCGTGTCATTACGTAGTTTCGCGGCACATTTCAGATATTTACCTAAATTACTCAGTTCTTTGATGTTACTTACACCCAGAAGCTTGGTCAATTTAAATACACTTGGTTTTGCATAATAGAATATTAATTCTTTAATATATGTTTTCTTAATTCATTATAAAGAGGGTATCTTAGAATGAAGTGGAATTCGTCttcaatatcatttaaattacagtacattttgtatttacaaatcCTCATTTTTCTGGGAATATTATTATGTCTACCGGTTTATATGCATGATGAATGTGACGAGGTTCTATAACGAGTAATAAGCTGCTTACTATACGAGTTTATTGGTTTTGTTAGATAATATTGTACACAAAAATTGTCAACAAGGTGCCGGTATAGCATACACTTTGATGAACTTTCATAACTACACATTATATTTTGTCTGTATATATCTAACATTTTGTGTTcgataattttataaatattttggttcctattgtggtcccacaaGTAAGTTAAACCCAGATTAGACAATTCTTCTTTTATATTAGCTAACCAGTTATTATCATAAGTGAACATGTCTTCGTAACAAAcctttaaaatacaattgtcaGCTGTGTTCTTCAGTTTTATCCagtacttaatttttttttaaattttcttttaatatataaagGTAATCTTCCTAATTCGCAGTAAACCATATTGTCACATGTCTTTCTATTTACACCCAGGACATTCTTGCAAAAATCAATGTGTACTTTCTCAACATCTGGGGCTTTATGGAATCCCCACATTTCAGATCCATAGGATAATAGGCTACAAACATATATGTCAAAAACCGAACATTTAGTTTCTACATTAAAACAATGATTTTTAAGACTATTATTGATTGCAAACAATGCTTTTCTACCTTGCTCAGCTCAAACAAAAACCCATCAATTTATACCAGATG is part of the Ostrea edulis chromosome 2, xbOstEdul1.1, whole genome shotgun sequence genome and harbors:
- the LOC125681418 gene encoding G-protein coupled receptor dmsr-1-like; the protein is MTDPTLVYRRYHGYVSTAICLTGIVGNVVSFIAWSFKKSQKSTYFILSFLAIVDALCLLMFQIYIVSFFMVMSPNKEDTYTEAGMYVVMISFHLFIAFHMLSTWLTINMMIFRFLKIVKPALASKVCTLRRAKISVTVVTVVVLAASSANYPFYKVEKIRSNSTNTSSYFLEPTSFTKSNPGYPTLLLWIYGVVVKIIPIVTILILCTLIICHIQKAKRRIHDITQNHASTEQYNQTTLMLSVVAFIYVLTELPIGVMTFISGLHGDDGHLFYFLLFSGVGDLLDLCTLINSTANFFVYISMSRNFRSILTDMIKCKVND